The Gammaproteobacteria bacterium genome has a segment encoding these proteins:
- the gluQRS gene encoding tRNA glutamyl-Q(34) synthetase GluQRS — MSGVPYVGRFAPSPTGPLHFGSLLAALGSFLEARRAGGQWQVRIEDLDPPREVPGSADLILRTLDDYQLHWDGPLVYQSRRLDRYCDVIGRLLHEGLAYRCRCTRRMVAAHPGGIYPGTCRKAAISASEEHAIRLVTSDEPVTIDDAVQGRFSWRLASETGDFVIRRRDGLHAYQLAVTIDDAAQGITHIVRGCDLLDSTPRQSWLRKSLSLPEPRHAHLPLALDPDGNKLSKSFGAAGLPKDRRGRVMFDALVVLRQDPPPELADHPVAEVIDWAQTNWNINKLHGISALQLDQKLQPTEVIRGAVIQQRFDS; from the coding sequence ATGAGCGGTGTGCCCTACGTCGGCCGGTTTGCCCCCTCTCCCACCGGGCCACTGCATTTTGGCTCGCTGCTGGCAGCGCTCGGCAGCTTTCTGGAGGCCCGTCGGGCTGGCGGGCAGTGGCAGGTCCGTATTGAGGACCTCGACCCGCCACGCGAGGTACCCGGATCGGCCGACTTAATCCTGCGCACACTGGACGATTACCAGCTGCACTGGGACGGCCCGCTCGTCTACCAGAGCCGCCGCCTGGACAGGTACTGCGATGTTATCGGCCGCCTGTTACACGAGGGTCTGGCCTACCGGTGCCGCTGCACGCGCCGCATGGTCGCCGCCCACCCCGGCGGGATCTACCCCGGGACCTGCCGGAAAGCCGCGATATCAGCCAGCGAAGAGCATGCTATCCGGCTGGTAACCAGCGATGAGCCCGTGACTATCGACGATGCCGTGCAGGGCCGCTTCTCGTGGCGTCTGGCAAGCGAAACGGGAGACTTCGTCATCCGGCGCAGGGACGGTCTGCACGCGTACCAGCTGGCCGTCACCATCGATGATGCAGCGCAGGGAATCACCCATATCGTACGCGGCTGCGACCTGCTCGACTCCACGCCACGGCAAAGCTGGCTGCGTAAATCGCTGTCGCTGCCCGAGCCGCGCCATGCCCATCTGCCCCTCGCGCTGGACCCGGACGGCAACAAGTTGAGCAAGTCATTTGGCGCGGCAGGGCTGCCAAAGGACAGGCGGGGCCGGGTTATGTTCGATGCCCTGGTCGTCCTGCGCCAGGATCCTCCCCCGGAGCTGGCGGATCATCCGGTTGCCGAGGTAATTGACTGGGCACAAACAAACTGGAATATCAATAAGTTGCATGGCATTTCTGCATTGCAGCTTGACCAAAAGCTGCAACCGACCGAAGTGATTCGCGGAGCAGTGATCCAGCAGCGATTTGACAGTTGA
- the queF gene encoding NADPH-dependent 7-cyano-7-deazaguanine reductase QueF, which yields MSFSSEKPQPSRELEAFPNPEPGRDYTIRISIPEFTCLCPKTGQPDFATLHIEYVPDGLCVELKALKMYVWSYRNEGAFHEAVTNQILADLTGAIEPKFMRLRAEFNVRGGIYTTVVAEHRQPDWEAPPAVSLP from the coding sequence ATGAGTTTCTCCAGTGAAAAGCCGCAGCCCAGTCGTGAACTCGAGGCCTTTCCCAACCCGGAACCTGGCCGCGATTATACCATTCGGATTTCGATTCCAGAGTTCACCTGCCTCTGCCCGAAAACCGGCCAGCCTGATTTTGCGACTCTTCACATCGAGTACGTCCCCGACGGGCTGTGCGTGGAGTTGAAGGCGCTGAAGATGTACGTCTGGTCATACCGCAATGAGGGGGCCTTCCACGAGGCCGTCACCAACCAGATTCTTGCTGATCTGACCGGGGCAATTGAACCAAAGTTCATGCGATTACGAGCGGAATTTAATGTACGAGGCGGCATTTATACGACCGTAGTTGCTGAACATCGTCAGCCAGACTGGGAAGCACCGCCGGCAGTGTCCCTGCCCTGA
- the phaR gene encoding polyhydroxyalkanoate synthesis repressor PhaR: MQTAAESETRETESRIIKKYPNRRLYDTEESRYITLADVRRLVMDQVDFVVIDKKSQQDITRCILLQVISEQEQEGDPILSRDFLSQVIRSYGSSLQNVASSYLEQSMKLFMSQQHQVRERVRSVVGIDPVGIVTDITLKNYNRWKSAQEEIFKTLMGSNSK, from the coding sequence ATGCAAACTGCCGCAGAATCAGAGACTCGCGAAACCGAATCGAGAATCATTAAGAAGTACCCGAATCGGCGCCTGTACGACACCGAGGAAAGCCGCTACATCACCCTGGCCGACGTTCGGCGACTGGTGATGGACCAGGTGGACTTTGTCGTCATCGACAAGAAGTCGCAGCAGGACATCACCCGCTGCATCCTGCTGCAAGTAATCAGCGAACAGGAGCAGGAAGGCGACCCGATTCTGAGTCGTGATTTCCTGTCTCAGGTGATTCGTTCTTACGGCAGCAGCCTGCAGAACGTAGCCAGCAGCTACCTTGAGCAGAGCATGAAGCTGTTCATGTCGCAGCAGCACCAGGTGCGTGAGCGGGTTCGCAGCGTCGTCGGCATCGATCCGGTTGGCATCGTCACCGACATCACACTGAAAAACTACAATCGCTGGAAATCAGCCCAGGAAGAAATTTTCAAGACGTTGATGGGCTCAAACAGCAAGTAG
- the pnp gene encoding polyribonucleotide nucleotidyltransferase — protein METFKKTFQYGTHTVSVETGEMARQADGAVVVTMSDTVVLVTAVGAREADAGRGFFPLTCNYIEKTYAAGKIPGGFFKREGRPSEKETLTSRLMDRPIRPLFPKGFMNEVQVIATVVSMNPDVDPDIPAMLGAGAALALSGIPFSGPVAAARVGYINGDYVLNPTNTALVDSDLELVVAGTKEAVLMVESQARELQEDVMLGAVMYGHEQMQVAIDAINELAAEAGKPAWEWTAPQADEQLASAAAELATGPIGEAYRIPEKMARREQLRLAKKAVVEQLVERNEEWAGSAGSAVSAVESQIVRSRSLSGEARIDGRDDKTVRPLNIRTGVLPRTHGSALFTRGETQALVTTTLGTGRDAQIIDALEGERKDPFMLHYNFPPFCVGEARFMTGPKRREIGHGNLARRGIAAVLPDMDEFPYVVRVVSEVTESNGSSSMATVCGTSLALMDAGVPIKAPVAGIAMGLVKEGDNFRILTDILGDEDHLGDMDFKVAGSNDGVTALQMDIKIQGIDREIMQQALAQARDARMHILGEMNKVLENPREKMSEWAPSIVTIKIDPEKIRDVIGKGGSVIRAITEETGATIDIDNDGTVKIASVDGASGREALKRIEMITAEVEVGKIYEGKVARLMDFGAFVTILPGKDGLVHISQISNERVEKVSDKLNEGDVVRVKVLEVDRQGRVRLSMRDVDAA, from the coding sequence GTGGAAACGTTCAAAAAGACGTTCCAGTATGGAACGCACACTGTTTCTGTTGAAACGGGCGAGATGGCTCGCCAGGCAGACGGCGCGGTGGTTGTCACCATGTCGGATACCGTTGTTCTGGTCACTGCGGTGGGCGCGCGCGAGGCTGATGCCGGCCGCGGGTTTTTCCCCCTGACCTGCAACTATATTGAAAAGACCTATGCTGCCGGCAAGATTCCGGGCGGGTTTTTCAAGCGCGAGGGACGTCCCAGCGAGAAAGAGACGCTGACCTCACGGCTGATGGACCGGCCGATCCGGCCGCTGTTCCCGAAGGGCTTCATGAACGAAGTCCAGGTGATAGCCACCGTTGTGTCGATGAATCCGGATGTTGATCCGGATATACCGGCCATGCTCGGTGCAGGTGCCGCACTGGCCCTGTCCGGCATCCCGTTCAGCGGCCCGGTTGCCGCTGCGCGCGTTGGCTACATCAATGGCGATTACGTGCTCAACCCGACAAACACGGCGCTGGTCGACTCCGACCTGGAGCTGGTGGTGGCCGGCACCAAAGAAGCGGTGCTGATGGTTGAATCACAGGCGCGTGAATTGCAGGAGGATGTAATGCTGGGCGCCGTCATGTACGGCCACGAGCAGATGCAGGTCGCAATAGACGCCATCAACGAACTTGCCGCAGAAGCGGGTAAGCCGGCCTGGGAGTGGACGGCACCACAGGCCGACGAACAGCTGGCAAGTGCTGCAGCGGAACTGGCGACCGGGCCGATTGGCGAGGCTTACCGGATTCCGGAAAAAATGGCGCGACGCGAACAGTTGCGACTGGCCAAGAAAGCCGTTGTCGAACAGCTGGTCGAGCGCAATGAAGAGTGGGCCGGCTCGGCCGGCAGTGCGGTATCTGCCGTCGAGAGCCAGATCGTGCGCTCGCGGTCGCTGAGTGGCGAAGCGCGTATTGACGGCCGTGACGACAAGACAGTGCGGCCGCTGAATATTCGCACCGGAGTCCTGCCACGCACGCATGGCTCGGCGCTTTTCACCCGCGGCGAAACCCAGGCGCTGGTTACCACGACGCTGGGAACCGGCCGCGACGCGCAGATCATCGACGCCCTGGAGGGTGAGCGCAAAGATCCTTTCATGCTGCATTACAATTTCCCGCCGTTTTGCGTTGGTGAAGCCCGTTTCATGACCGGCCCGAAGCGGCGCGAAATCGGACACGGTAACCTGGCCAGACGCGGCATCGCCGCTGTCCTGCCCGATATGGATGAATTTCCTTACGTCGTCCGCGTCGTTTCGGAAGTGACCGAGTCGAATGGTTCGAGTTCGATGGCAACCGTCTGCGGCACCAGCCTGGCGCTGATGGATGCCGGCGTGCCGATCAAGGCACCGGTAGCCGGTATAGCCATGGGCCTGGTCAAGGAAGGCGACAACTTCCGTATCCTGACCGACATCCTGGGTGACGAAGATCATCTGGGCGACATGGATTTCAAGGTGGCCGGAAGCAATGACGGTGTTACCGCCCTGCAGATGGATATCAAGATTCAGGGTATCGATCGCGAAATCATGCAGCAGGCCCTGGCGCAGGCACGCGACGCGCGCATGCACATACTCGGCGAGATGAACAAGGTGCTCGAGAATCCGCGCGAGAAGATGTCCGAATGGGCGCCGAGCATCGTCACGATAAAGATCGATCCCGAGAAGATCCGCGACGTTATCGGCAAGGGTGGCAGCGTGATCCGTGCCATAACGGAAGAGACTGGCGCGACGATCGACATCGACAACGACGGTACGGTCAAGATCGCTTCAGTTGATGGCGCATCCGGCCGGGAAGCGCTGAAGCGGATCGAGATGATTACGGCCGAAGTCGAAGTCGGCAAGATCTACGAGGGTAAGGTCGCTCGCCTGATGGATTTTGGTGCCTTTGTCACCATACTGCCTGGCAAGGATGGCCTGGTACACATCTCGCAGATCTCCAACGAGCGCGTGGAGAAAGTCAGCGACAAGCTCAATGAAGGTGATGTCGTCAGGGTCAAGGTGCTCGAAGTTGATCGCCAGGGGCGTGTCAGGCTGAGCATGCGCGACGTCGACGCGGCCTGA
- the dksA gene encoding RNA polymerase-binding protein DksA: MATRKKSSARTKKASASRGARKKATRKKAASRKKTTKKATARKTAKKKTTRKKTARKKVAKKKAAGRKKTAKKKVAKKKTTGRKKPAKKAARKKTASRAKPAKKTTSRKKTTKKTASRKAVTKKTGRGKASRADLLVNGPVAGIAPYKLRAKEKYMNARQLKHFTMILDAWKHELMEEVDRTVHHMKDEAANFPDPNDRATQESEFSLELRTRDRERKLIKKIDEAMLTMDSGDYGYCESCGVEIGVRRLEARPTATLCIDCKTLDEIREKQMRG, translated from the coding sequence ATGGCGACACGTAAAAAGTCTTCCGCCCGCACGAAAAAGGCGTCCGCCAGCCGCGGCGCCCGCAAGAAAGCCACGCGGAAAAAAGCCGCGAGCAGGAAAAAAACGACGAAAAAGGCCACTGCCCGCAAGACGGCAAAGAAAAAAACCACCCGCAAAAAGACTGCCAGGAAAAAGGTAGCTAAAAAGAAGGCTGCCGGCCGCAAAAAGACGGCAAAGAAAAAGGTAGCAAAAAAGAAGACGACCGGGCGCAAGAAGCCCGCGAAGAAAGCGGCTAGAAAGAAAACTGCCAGCCGCGCAAAGCCGGCGAAGAAGACCACCAGCCGGAAAAAAACGACGAAGAAGACGGCATCACGCAAGGCTGTGACGAAAAAAACCGGCCGGGGCAAGGCCAGCCGCGCAGACCTGCTGGTTAACGGGCCGGTTGCGGGGATAGCGCCATACAAGTTGCGGGCGAAAGAAAAGTACATGAATGCCCGTCAACTCAAACACTTCACAATGATTCTTGATGCCTGGAAGCATGAGTTGATGGAAGAAGTCGACCGCACCGTGCATCACATGAAGGACGAGGCGGCCAACTTCCCGGACCCCAACGACCGGGCGACACAGGAATCGGAGTTCAGTCTCGAGCTGCGCACCCGAGACCGGGAGCGCAAGCTGATCAAGAAAATCGACGAGGCCATGCTGACTATGGACTCGGGCGACTACGGGTACTGCGAATCGTGCGGCGTGGAAATCGGCGTACGCCGGCTGGAGGCGCGCCCCACGGCCACCCTGTGCATCGACTGCAAGACGCTGGACGAGATCCGCGAGAAACAGATGCGCGGCTGA